DNA from Mugil cephalus isolate CIBA_MC_2020 chromosome 5, CIBA_Mcephalus_1.1, whole genome shotgun sequence:
GGACATGGAGCTGTCTCTGGTACTGAACTCCAGGAGGGGAAACGGCTTCGGTGTATGGTTATTTGTCATCCAGCATCACTGTGGTCGACACATCCTGGTAATATTTACAACCGAAATACAATTTCTTGTCAAAGGAAAGTACCATTTACTTGCAGCTGTAAACTGGGCCTTCGTCTTCATACAATTGTGCTCCACAGTGGTAACGCATGCTTAAAAAGACTTAACACTTAAACACTTAACACTTAAaagatttgttaaaaaaatttaacttctgtcatattttaaaatgtaaaatcaaaaTTTTTTGGAGCTCAACTAATAAAATTAATGTTTCAGTTGTAATGCATCCttttataaacttttttttttttttttttttttttttttttttttaaaaaaaaggtggaaatgagacatttaattTTTGCCCCGTGTCTAACAGAAGAAAATTCAGGTCCAAACTCGGGTCATGACTCTCCAGCATCTGAGCGGTAACCTCACAGAACAAAGCGTTTTATTGCACTCATAACTCAACAGATATAAACTCGAGGACTCTCTCTCCAAACAGACATTCAAAAAACACTTTGTAGCATATAGTCGCCTTTGTTCcctaacaaaaacacaacccgTGTGCTGAGAAGCTTTTAGGAAAAGAGCGCGGGCCTACACTATGTACAGGGCCCAGACAACAGGCGCTTAGTGCAATCACCTGGAGCGTGATGAACAGCCATGCTTTGCCATTTACAGCTACTGACACAGAGGAGTGGTGACATTAAACTTTACATAAGTGCACCAGCTGAGAAGCAACTATAGAAACGTACACATATAGTCGTCTGTTCATTGAGGTTACTTGTGGCAGTTATAAAGTAAGAGTAAGTAAACTAACACACTTTGGGGTTCCTTACACAATACTCCTGGCTTCAGAATACAAATTGAgcattttatattataaatttgTGGTGAGACAGTGCATTGACCTGTTTGATTTCACAAAATCTGGGCTGGAGGTGCTCGGTACAAAACTATGTAAAATACTTATTTATCAAAGGTAAACAATGACGCCTTCAGGAAGCCGGTGTCGCGCAACGCCGCTCAGACTCGCACAGCTACTGTGTGGTGGAATTAAAAATCACCTCTTCGTACATTTGGTTAATAATGGCAGCAGTGAAGGTGTGTGGTGGAGTGGTCGTTTCCTCTACAGCCGCTCGAAGCCGacggagcagaggaggaagatggagtaGAGCAGCAGGAGACAGACTCCCAGCCTCCGGTCCAGCCTCCAGCGGTTCAGATGGACGCACAGGACCTGAGgatggacagacaggaagaCACGGGCTCTGGTCTCGCTGCGAAACAAGATTTAATAAAAGACAAGCTTCATTTCCTGTCGCGCTGTCCTTAAGTGTAATCTCCAAATCTCGGACTGTGACTGCATCAAAATAACAGGTGAAGACAAACAGGGAGCTGATCTGAGTTTGTTTATCGTGACAGAATCTCAGAGTCAGACCTGCGATTTCTAACATTGGGTGGAGATTACTCACAGTGAGTGTGACCGAGGCCAGTAGCAGAATCACCGAGTACACCAGGCCTTTGCTGTTGATTGTCACCTAAGAACAACGGAAAGAAAACAGtggttttaaagtgtgtttttaacaaTGTGTCTTTATTACTAAACTATTTCAAAGTGgtacttttttcagttttttggcCAGTTTGGAGCAACAAAGACAAGCTGTAGATGCGGCATTGTTATCTTTTTAATTGTTAAGTTGTGAGgaagctaacatgctagccaCATAGCAGCAGTTAAGGACCAACACTAGCATACACCTGGAGAGTGGGATGAGCACTATGAAAGCTCTTTCAGCTCCATTTTGAGCTTGTGAAGTCGGCTGTTCCCCGACTCATTGTTAACTACTTGTGTCTCACTCTCTATAGAGGGAAGCTTCAGATTTGTGTGATGATATGAACAACCTTCTTCACATTCTAACactgtttttatgttaatttttttttacgcatgtataaatgtataaaatgctGACTATAGTCGCTTTCTTCATGACATGTCAGTATATACATGAATCTACAGTAAACACTGAGTATTTCTCTCCGTACTTCCTGAGAAGGCTGAGGACATGCGGCATGTCGACCAAAACCCTCAACAACACATGCATTTACGACAGTTGGAGAGTCATCACCACTCTGCTCTCAGTGCTCAGACTCTTCAGCGTAAAGATAATAACGCACAAATCATTTCTGGAGGAGCCCTCCCATCACTACAGGGCATTTACAGGACCGGGGTTATGAAGAGAGACCACAACAGCATCAAGGACAATACACGCCCACACAACACAACCTCTTCACACTATAGGAATGTGAAATCAAGGACAAAGCTCACAAACAATTTCTAATTTAACATATTTCTTgtggacttgttttttttaatatattttcttctttgtaggttttaaatttcttttatttgtcttgtatggactaaactgcagtttttactGGGCGTGTGACAACAAACATTGCATCAGCAGACTGTCAAGCAGTGACAGTAAACCACAGGAAGGAGAGTGGGAATGAAACAAAGGTTTTCACCCAGAATCAAACTAGCCGAATTAAACACTAACTAGATACACAGGACTATTTAAATACATACTTTGTATTATTAAAGCTACGCTTACCACTGATCCATAGCTGACTATGAGAGTCCTCAGCGCCCAGGGGAAGCCCAGGCCCAGCAGCACGTCAAAGATATTACTGCCGATGGTGTTGGACACGGCCATGTCGCCCATCCCTGCAACATGTGACAGACGCACACAACATGTAACGGAGTTCACGTGAAAGCATGATGAGTATACGTCCGCATGTCAATCATCCATCGGTCTTACACTTTACTCAGGGTTGAGTCTATATAAATgtgaacagttttgtttttttctttagataAAAACAACGCTTCCATTCaaattttaatctttattgCTTCACATACATGTTGAGCTTCAAGCCTCAAATAAAGGccagtgatgtcacagaggtGTATTTCAGATTAGTTTTCTATAATAGTCTCAACTCAGTGTCCATGTTTCTAGGGATAACCAGCTACAAAAAGATAATTAGTAGTCCTTAACTTTTGTCACAGAGgtatttctcattttgttgtGTGGCAAACAAGGCAGTAAATAGTTTTGCTCAGCTGTGTAAATGTTACAGACACTCACCTTGTCGGGCGACTATGAGACTGGCCATACAGTCGGGAACACTGGTGCCGGCTGCCAGAAAAGTGATGCCCATGATGACCTCAGGGATTCCAAGTGTGTAGCTGATTATGGTCACCTTCGCAAAGGGAAAAGGggggagttgttgtttttgtgtgtttttatatgtgtgcGCGCGTGGCTGCGTCTGTGTTTTTGCTTCATACCATCCAGACCATGAGGTAGGAGAAGAGGGCTATCCAGAGCGTTGAAGACAGGAAGGTGACCAGGTACCAGCGCTCCCACCGCGGCAGGCTACAGTCGGGGATGGAGCAGTAAAGCAGGACGCTCAGGGGCCAGGACAGGAGCCACTTCAGACGCACACACCAACCATCTGAGAGTGCGCcgaaaacacacagaggggataacacacacacaaacatacggtacacacacaacagcatcatTACGTTAATCGTTGCATCATTATTAACGTGGCTCGGCCTGGATCTGTGCATCAGCTATTAAACCATCTATTATGCTGGAAAACATGAACATTAGATGAAGCAGGAAAAACCTCCGGTTGATGCAGAAGCAACtgtgacaaaatatatttttgaggTTTCCAAGTTGCACCTTTATTGTAGAAAGTAACTGTTAATTAGTTGCTGATGTCAACGCATGGCTCTATATCGTGTGTGCGGATAAATGTAGGTTCCCTCTTAATCTAAACCTCCtcagaccctgcgtcctcatatggggacatcaaggtttaagttttattgcagctcattctgcttcatttaaaccaattgtcctcattagtggacactttagtctgccatctagtagCAGCacaggttaaaacttatttatttatggtcattaacatttctagtttgatatcatgcacaaattagcattttttgctaattagcaagtactcatttcaGGActttgggacttcattgttttcaattctgtctctgctcagtcatgttttatattttgtcacacaaacCCAgggtccacatatgaggacattgtttttttgttgttttttttcaaaaactactgcttcctgttcaaagatgatgcttagtttttacttatttcctattttattttggcaTCACAAGTTGAAGTAATAACTGCATGCTTCATTCAATTCATCACTCACCTGGAAAGACGAAGGGTTTAAAAGCAGCGttcccctcttctccttcctcctgctcctcctcgtcctcgtcctcctcctcttcctccttcggCTGCgccgcctccttctcctgccCTGTCTCCTTTCCCCCGTCGCTCTCTCCCTCCAGCTGCTGTCGGTCTCCCTCGGCCACCGTCCCGTTCTCCCTCCCCCAGGACCCGCTGGCTCCCGCGGCTTCCTCCCCCGAGACTCCCCCCTCCTCGGGGCCAACTCGAGCCCGAATCAGCCTCTGCCTCTGTGGGTGGAGAAGGAAGTCAGGTGAAGTCAGGttaaagagaaataataaaaaagagagagagagagagagaaatgctgCGGCAAGCTCATGGAAATGACTTGATCTGAGAACTGGAGGGTGGTGGGATTAAGGAGCGAGGCATGTGCTCCCCAAGCACTGATTAGGGACATGGAAGAGGTGCACTTCAATTCAGCTGTGAAAATGACAAGCACACATGCATTAAAGCCGAGAGGGTGAGGAAGCAGATTTGAAGATTGAGCTCTTATCTGATTCTGCTTCTGGGATAATATCAATGCATTAGGGCAGCACTCTGTAGGCTTATTACATGGTGTCTGTTGTCTGATATGCGGATACACATCTCCACATCTTTCAGCTCATTTACTACAGATGCATGAGCCCAATAGTTTCTCTTCTGATTTTCTCCTAATCCCAAACTCCCAAACTAACTACAGCATGCATCTGTGTTCAAATACCCACCAACGTAGGAGAAAAAACCAGGAGAAGGTGGTGTTATGTGGACGGTGTGTGAGCACGTGCGGTGTACCTCGTTGATGATCATGCGTCCCGCCATGCGCAGGcgggtggaggggggaaaatGCGGGGTGATGAGAAGGCGGAGGCTTGCCTCTGAGAAGGTGAGTTGATGGGGGTGCAGGTTCACCAGCTCATCCACCATCACCACCCCTGAGTCCTGGCCGGCCACCACACACGAGTCTGGGAAGAGGTGGACAGAGGTTAGGAGACGAACGGGGAAGGGGAACGCagatgaggaggaaacaaaaagggACAGGGCGATCCCAAAAGAGAAACCCGTCGGAGTGGTCTAGTTCTATTTGAGCCTGCTGGGAATCCGCTGGGGGACAGAAACGACTTTGACTGGCAGCTTAAACTGTGTCACTAGGTCTCTTAAACGTCGCTGAAAGACGGGTGATGTTTTAGATGCGCACGTGCACACACGCCGACGCGAACTCTCGCACCTGGCTTCAGCGGCACCATGTCATTGTCACAGTCCACAGCGTTTCCGACGGCGGTCGTCCGCCGCAGGCTGCTCAGACACGGCTGACCCGCCCGGCTGCAGTGCCTCTCCACCAGGCAGCACAGGGACCTGTTGAAcctacaaacacaaagacacggTGTCTTTAATGATGTCCTGACACTAGAAGCACTGACTGATGTGAGAGCAGGAGAACGACACTCACTTCATGATGATTATATAGATTCCATACATAGAGATCAGGATGATGGTCTCCcacctgaaacaacacacactcatcagTACGGTGGAAACGGGTCTGATTTCCAACAGGGGCTGCAGAGTTGAGTAAATAATAAAGTCTTACCACATGACTTTCTCATCATAAATCACCTGCAAATGAAATGGACATTTTCTTTAATCACTCAACAATTAACTTAATATTAATCAAGTATTAATATTACGAGGAGTTGTCATTCTCAACTTGCAGCCAGAAACTGTAAATTATACTCCACTTTTTTTACTCTCATCTTTCAGGTTACCTGACATCACTGCAACATTAACGTCATCTGATATCTGGTGATCTGTCTTTTTCGTTCAAACCATGTGCAAAACGTTCACACGGTGCAGAGGTATTGCTGCTCAGTATTTATATACTGCAATgtgtttcaggccaaggacccccaaactaacGGAGAGATTAAGTACGGACCCCcgacctattatatgtgttttatatttaactcAGCCTGGTGCTTATAAATATACTctattatatacattattatcattttgcattcaatattaagatattcagataatacacaggttcaaatattcttgtttttttttaaacatgtacaACAGTACAACAGAGTGGGCGtacaactgccataaacatacctataaataccatgcactgttagcttctcttctgttaaTATTACAgtgtgcttctgggatttctgtaatatgtggccttgtgattggctcggcagcgataggggcggggcctactgtgtacaggaggcttaggaAGAGCGAAGTCCGGCCTGAAAGATAAcgccttctgcctccatttatccctctactaaaatatgttgtatccgtgttaatttgtatttaaagacgAAGTctaaaattgtgggggaaatgtttttaaaaatatcgaaaaatgtcttatcaaccaaagataagtacctccacagaccccctaggagACGTGGACcc
Protein-coding regions in this window:
- the LOC125008665 gene encoding sodium/potassium/calcium exchanger 3-like isoform X1, which gives rise to MRAPRRPRQTRLLPRFCVCGVGLLAAAWVFHINHVTGSFGPTVDHSVFLSKRELLQPKEDNHNESVSKSAISEFPEDIFTLDQRRHGAVLLHVLCAIYMFHALAIVCDVYFVPSLEMISENLQLSQDVAGATFMAAGSSAPELFTSLIGVFITKGDVGVGTIVGSAVFNILVIIGICGIFSGQPISLSWWPLFRDAVFYILSILVLILVIYDEKVMWWETIILISMYGIYIIIMKFNRSLCCLVERHCSRAGQPCLSSLRRTTAVGNAVDCDNDMVPLKPDSCVVAGQDSGVVMVDELVNLHPHQLTFSEASLRLLITPHFPPSTRLRMAGRMIINERQRLIRARVGPEEGGVSGEEAAGASGSWGRENGTVAEGDRQQLEGESDGGKETGQEKEAAQPKEEEEEDEDEEEQEEGEEGNAAFKPFVFPDGWCVRLKWLLSWPLSVLLYCSIPDCSLPRWERWYLVTFLSSTLWIALFSYLMVWMVTIISYTLGIPEVIMGITFLAAGTSVPDCMASLIVARQGMGDMAVSNTIGSNIFDVLLGLGFPWALRTLIVSYGSVVTINSKGLVYSVILLLASVTLTVLCVHLNRWRLDRRLGVCLLLLYSIFLLCSVGFERL
- the LOC125008665 gene encoding sodium/potassium/calcium exchanger 3-like isoform X2, which codes for MRAPRRPRQTRLLPRFCVCGVGLLAAAWVFHINHVTGSFGPTVDHSVFLSKRELLQPKEDNHNESVSKSAISEFPEDIFTLDQRRHGAVLLHVLCAIYMFHALAIVCDVYFVPSLEMISENLQLSQDVAGATFMAAGSSAPELFTSLIGVFITKGDVGVGTIVGSAVFNILVIIGICGIFSGQPISLSWWPLFRDAVFYILSILVLILVIYDEKVMWWETIILISMYGIYIIIMKFNRSLCCLVERHCSRAGQPCLSSLRRTTAVGNAVDCDNDMVPLKPDSCVVAGQDSGVVMVDELVNLHPHQLTFSERQRLIRARVGPEEGGVSGEEAAGASGSWGRENGTVAEGDRQQLEGESDGGKETGQEKEAAQPKEEEEEDEDEEEQEEGEEGNAAFKPFVFPDGWCVRLKWLLSWPLSVLLYCSIPDCSLPRWERWYLVTFLSSTLWIALFSYLMVWMVTIISYTLGIPEVIMGITFLAAGTSVPDCMASLIVARQGMGDMAVSNTIGSNIFDVLLGLGFPWALRTLIVSYGSVVTINSKGLVYSVILLLASVTLTVLCVHLNRWRLDRRLGVCLLLLYSIFLLCSVGFERL